From Apis mellifera strain DH4 linkage group LG5, Amel_HAv3.1, whole genome shotgun sequence, the proteins below share one genomic window:
- the nAChRa3 gene encoding nicotinic acetylcholine receptor alpha3 subunit precursor has translation MMKSLVGIMWIVLVLISGCSGNPDAKRLYDDLLSNYNKLVRPVVNVTDALTVKIKLKLSQLIDVNLKNQIMTTNLWVEQSWYDYKLKWDPKEYGGVEMLHVPSDHIWRPDIVLYNNADGNFEVTLATKATLNYTGRVEWKPPAIYKSSCEIDVEYFPFDEQTCVMKFGSWTYDGFQVDLRHIDEIRGKNVVDIGVDLSEFYTSVEWDILEVPAVRNEKFYTCCDEPYLDITFNITMRRKTLFYTVNLIIPCMGISFLTVLVFYLPSDSGEKVSLSISILLSLTVFFLLLAEIIPPTSLVVPLLGKFVLFTMILDTFSICVTVVVLNVHFRSPQTHVMAPWVRRVFIHVLPRLLVMRRYNTPSKRSDYDSRPQYQIDKRSMGSHHGQRVMVRTCNGLELRDPSLFVETSASELVESSVLFPSLDSRDELHPRELEAVNLGSACRIHGSPATTAAPPQLPTEESVDALCNTLHHWHHCPEIYKAIEGIRFIADHTKREEDSTRVKEDWKYVAMVLDRLFLWIFTLAVVVGTAGIILQAPTLYDDRIPIDVRLSEIASTTAKPHIVTSL, from the exons ATGATGAAGAGCCTGGTGGGGATCATGTGGATAGTGTTGGTGCTCATATCAG GATGCTCGGGAAATCCGGACGCGAAGCGGCTGTACGACGACCTCCTGTCGAATTACAACAAGCTGGTTCGTCCAGTAGTCAACGTCACAGACGCCCTCACCGTTAAAATCAAGCTCAAACTCTCTCAGTTGATCGACGTA AAtctgaaaaatcaaatcatgACAACGAACCTCTGGGTAGAACAG TCATGGTACGATTACAAGTTAAAATGGGATCCAAAGGAATATGGTGGGGTGGAAATGCTACACGTGCCATCCGATCATATATGGAGGCCCGATATAGTTTTGTACAACAA CGCCGACGGTAATTTCGAGGTGACGCTGGCAACGAAGGCGACGCTGAATTACACAGGGAGGGTCGAATGGAAGCCACCGGCCATATACAAATCCTCTTGCGAGATCGACGTAGAATACTTTCCGTTCGACGAGCAAACGTGCGTCATGAAGTTCGGCTCGTGGACTTATGACGGCTTCCAG GTTGATCTTCGACACATCGACGAAATTCGTGGCAAAAATGTCGTCGACATCGGCGTTGATCTGTCCGAGTTTTATACTTCCGTCGAGTGGGATATCCTAGAAGTCCCAGCCGTGCG aaatgaaaaattttacacgtGCTGCGACGAGCCCTACCTCGACATCACGTTCAACATCACCATGAGACGGAAGACTCTATTTTACACCGTCAATCTTATAATACCGTGTATGGGTATCTCGTTTCTCACGGTGTTGGTCTTCTATCTGCCAAGCGACAGTGGCGAGAAG GTCAGcctatcaatttcaattctacTGTCGCTGACTGTGTTCTTCCTTCTGCTGGCCGAAATTATCCCGCCCACATCGCTCGTAGTACCGCTTCTTGGTAAATTCGTCCTTTTCACCATGATCCTAGACACCTTCAG TATATGCGTAACCGTGGTAGTCCTCAATGTTCACTTCCGGTCGCCACAGACGCACGTGATGGCACCATGGGTCCGTCGTGTTTTTATTCATGTTCTGCCAAGACTACTGGTGATGCGCAGGTATAATACGCCTTCGAAGAGATCCGATTATGATTCCAG GCCGCAATACCAGATAGATAAACGTAGCATGGGTAGTCATCATGGTCAACGAGTAATGGTCAGAACGTGCAATGGTCTCGAATTGCGGGATCCGTCACTTTTTGTAGAGACTTCAGCCTCGGAGCTGGTTGAATCTTCCGTTTTGTTTCCGAGTCTCGATTCGCGGGACGAATTACATCCTcg GGAATTAGAAGCTGTGAATTTAGGAAGTGCGTGTCGCATTCACGGTTCACCAGCGACCACGGCTGCTCCTCCGCAACTGCCGACCGAGGAGAGCGTGGACGCTCTCTGTAACACTCTTCATCATTGGCATCACTGCccagaaatatataaagctATCGAAGGCATTCGTTTCATTGCTGATCAtacgaaaagagaagaggattCTACCAGA gtcAAGGAAGATTGGAAATATGTCGCGATGGTGCTTGACAGGCTATTTCTCTGGATTTTTACATTAGCCGTAGTCGTCGGTACGGCAGGAATCATCCTGCAGGCACCAACGCTTTATGACGATCGCATTCCCATTGACGTACGACTGTCCGAGATCGCTTCCACCACTGCCAAGCCACACATCGTTACGAGCCTCT
- the nAChRa3 gene encoding nicotinic acetylcholine receptor alpha3 subunit isoform X5, with protein sequence MMKSLVGIMWIVLVLISGCSGNPDAKRLYDDLLSNYNKLVRPVVNVTDALTVKIKLKLSQLIDVNLKNQIMTTNLWVEQSWYDYKLKWDPKEYGGVEMLHVPSDHIWRPDIVLYNNADGNFEVTLATKATLNYTGRVEWKPPAIYKSSCEIDVEYFPFDEQTCVMKFGSWTYDGFQVDLRHIDEIRGKNVVDIGVDLSEFYTSVEWDILEVPAVRNEKFYTCCDEPYLDITFNITMRRKTLFYTVNLIIPCMGISFLTVLVFYLPSDSGEKAAIPDR encoded by the exons ATGATGAAGAGCCTGGTGGGGATCATGTGGATAGTGTTGGTGCTCATATCAG GATGCTCGGGAAATCCGGACGCGAAGCGGCTGTACGACGACCTCCTGTCGAATTACAACAAGCTGGTTCGTCCAGTAGTCAACGTCACAGACGCCCTCACCGTTAAAATCAAGCTCAAACTCTCTCAGTTGATCGACGTA AAtctgaaaaatcaaatcatgACAACGAACCTCTGGGTAGAACAG TCATGGTACGATTACAAGTTAAAATGGGATCCAAAGGAATATGGTGGGGTGGAAATGCTACACGTGCCATCCGATCATATATGGAGGCCCGATATAGTTTTGTACAACAA CGCCGACGGTAATTTCGAGGTGACGCTGGCAACGAAGGCGACGCTGAATTACACAGGGAGGGTCGAATGGAAGCCACCGGCCATATACAAATCCTCTTGCGAGATCGACGTAGAATACTTTCCGTTCGACGAGCAAACGTGCGTCATGAAGTTCGGCTCGTGGACTTATGACGGCTTCCAG GTTGATCTTCGACACATCGACGAAATTCGTGGCAAAAATGTCGTCGACATCGGCGTTGATCTGTCCGAGTTTTATACTTCCGTCGAGTGGGATATCCTAGAAGTCCCAGCCGTGCG aaatgaaaaattttacacgtGCTGCGACGAGCCCTACCTCGACATCACGTTCAACATCACCATGAGACGGAAGACTCTATTTTACACCGTCAATCTTATAATACCGTGTATGGGTATCTCGTTTCTCACGGTGTTGGTCTTCTATCTGCCAAGCGACAGTGGCGAGAAG GCCGCAATACCAGATAGATAA
- the nAChRa3 gene encoding nicotinic acetylcholine receptor alpha3 subunit isoform X2 has protein sequence MMKSLVGIMWIVLVLISGCSGNPDAKRLYDDLLSNYNKLVRPVVNVTDALTVKIKLKLSQLIDVNLKNQIMTTNLWVEQSWYDYKLKWDPKEYGGVEMLHVPSDHIWRPDIVLYNNADGNFEVTLATKATLNYTGRVEWKPPAIYKSSCEIDVEYFPFDEQTCVMKFGSWTYDGFQVDLRHIDEIRGKNVVDIGVDLSEFYTSVEWDILEVPAVRNEKFYTCCDEPYLDITFNITMRRKTLFYTVNLIIPCMGISFLTVLVFYLPSDSGEKVSLSISILLSLTVFFLLLAEIIPPTSLVVPLLGKFVLFTMILDTFSICVTVVVLNVHFRSPQTHVMAPWVRRVFIHVLPRLLVMRRPQYQIDKRSMGSHHGQRVMVRTCNGLELRDPSLFVETSASELVESSVLFPSLDSRDELHPRELEAVNLGSACRIHGSPATTAAPPQLPTEESVDALCNTLHHWHHCPEIYKAIEGIRFIADHTKREEDSTRVKEDWKYVAMVLDRLFLWIFTLAVVVGTAGIILQAPTLYDDRIPIDVRLSEIASTTAKPHIVTSL, from the exons ATGATGAAGAGCCTGGTGGGGATCATGTGGATAGTGTTGGTGCTCATATCAG GATGCTCGGGAAATCCGGACGCGAAGCGGCTGTACGACGACCTCCTGTCGAATTACAACAAGCTGGTTCGTCCAGTAGTCAACGTCACAGACGCCCTCACCGTTAAAATCAAGCTCAAACTCTCTCAGTTGATCGACGTA AAtctgaaaaatcaaatcatgACAACGAACCTCTGGGTAGAACAG TCATGGTACGATTACAAGTTAAAATGGGATCCAAAGGAATATGGTGGGGTGGAAATGCTACACGTGCCATCCGATCATATATGGAGGCCCGATATAGTTTTGTACAACAA CGCCGACGGTAATTTCGAGGTGACGCTGGCAACGAAGGCGACGCTGAATTACACAGGGAGGGTCGAATGGAAGCCACCGGCCATATACAAATCCTCTTGCGAGATCGACGTAGAATACTTTCCGTTCGACGAGCAAACGTGCGTCATGAAGTTCGGCTCGTGGACTTATGACGGCTTCCAG GTTGATCTTCGACACATCGACGAAATTCGTGGCAAAAATGTCGTCGACATCGGCGTTGATCTGTCCGAGTTTTATACTTCCGTCGAGTGGGATATCCTAGAAGTCCCAGCCGTGCG aaatgaaaaattttacacgtGCTGCGACGAGCCCTACCTCGACATCACGTTCAACATCACCATGAGACGGAAGACTCTATTTTACACCGTCAATCTTATAATACCGTGTATGGGTATCTCGTTTCTCACGGTGTTGGTCTTCTATCTGCCAAGCGACAGTGGCGAGAAG GTCAGcctatcaatttcaattctacTGTCGCTGACTGTGTTCTTCCTTCTGCTGGCCGAAATTATCCCGCCCACATCGCTCGTAGTACCGCTTCTTGGTAAATTCGTCCTTTTCACCATGATCCTAGACACCTTCAG TATATGCGTAACCGTGGTAGTCCTCAATGTTCACTTCCGGTCGCCACAGACGCACGTGATGGCACCATGGGTCCGTCGTGTTTTTATTCATGTTCTGCCAAGACTACTGGTGATGCGCAG GCCGCAATACCAGATAGATAAACGTAGCATGGGTAGTCATCATGGTCAACGAGTAATGGTCAGAACGTGCAATGGTCTCGAATTGCGGGATCCGTCACTTTTTGTAGAGACTTCAGCCTCGGAGCTGGTTGAATCTTCCGTTTTGTTTCCGAGTCTCGATTCGCGGGACGAATTACATCCTcg GGAATTAGAAGCTGTGAATTTAGGAAGTGCGTGTCGCATTCACGGTTCACCAGCGACCACGGCTGCTCCTCCGCAACTGCCGACCGAGGAGAGCGTGGACGCTCTCTGTAACACTCTTCATCATTGGCATCACTGCccagaaatatataaagctATCGAAGGCATTCGTTTCATTGCTGATCAtacgaaaagagaagaggattCTACCAGA gtcAAGGAAGATTGGAAATATGTCGCGATGGTGCTTGACAGGCTATTTCTCTGGATTTTTACATTAGCCGTAGTCGTCGGTACGGCAGGAATCATCCTGCAGGCACCAACGCTTTATGACGATCGCATTCCCATTGACGTACGACTGTCCGAGATCGCTTCCACCACTGCCAAGCCACACATCGTTACGAGCCTCTGA
- the nAChRa3 gene encoding nicotinic acetylcholine receptor alpha3 subunit isoform X1, protein MMKSLVGIMWIVLVLISGCSGNPDAKRLYDDLLSNYNKLVRPVVNVTDALTVKIKLKLSQLIDVNLKNQIMTTNLWVEQSWYDYKLKWDPKEYGGVEMLHVPSDHIWRPDIVLYNNADGNFEVTLATKATLNYTGRVEWKPPAIYKSSCEIDVEYFPFDEQTCVMKFGSWTYDGFQVDLRHIDEIRGKNVVDIGVDLSEFYTSVEWDILEVPAVRNEKFYTCCDEPYLDITFNITMRRKTLFYTVNLIIPCMGISFLTVLVFYLPSDSGEKVSLSISILLSLTVFFLLLAEIIPPTSLVVPLLGKFVLFTMILDTFSICVTVVVLNVHFRSPQTHVMAPWVRRVFIHVLPRLLVMRRYNTPSKRSDYDSRPQYQIDKRSMGSHHGQRVMVRTCNGLELRDPSLFVETSASELVESSVLFPSLDSRDELHPRELEAVNLGSACRIHGSPATTAAPPQLPTEESVDALCNTLHHWHHCPEIYKAIEGIRFIADHTKREEDSTRVKEDWKYVAMVLDRLFLWIFTLAVVVGTAGIILQAPTLYDDRIPIDVRLSEIASTTAKPHIVTSL, encoded by the exons ATGATGAAGAGCCTGGTGGGGATCATGTGGATAGTGTTGGTGCTCATATCAG GATGCTCGGGAAATCCGGACGCGAAGCGGCTGTACGACGACCTCCTGTCGAATTACAACAAGCTGGTTCGTCCAGTAGTCAACGTCACAGACGCCCTCACCGTTAAAATCAAGCTCAAACTCTCTCAGTTGATCGACGTA AAtctgaaaaatcaaatcatgACAACGAACCTCTGGGTAGAACAG TCATGGTACGATTACAAGTTAAAATGGGATCCAAAGGAATATGGTGGGGTGGAAATGCTACACGTGCCATCCGATCATATATGGAGGCCCGATATAGTTTTGTACAACAA CGCCGACGGTAATTTCGAGGTGACGCTGGCAACGAAGGCGACGCTGAATTACACAGGGAGGGTCGAATGGAAGCCACCGGCCATATACAAATCCTCTTGCGAGATCGACGTAGAATACTTTCCGTTCGACGAGCAAACGTGCGTCATGAAGTTCGGCTCGTGGACTTATGACGGCTTCCAG GTTGATCTTCGACACATCGACGAAATTCGTGGCAAAAATGTCGTCGACATCGGCGTTGATCTGTCCGAGTTTTATACTTCCGTCGAGTGGGATATCCTAGAAGTCCCAGCCGTGCG aaatgaaaaattttacacgtGCTGCGACGAGCCCTACCTCGACATCACGTTCAACATCACCATGAGACGGAAGACTCTATTTTACACCGTCAATCTTATAATACCGTGTATGGGTATCTCGTTTCTCACGGTGTTGGTCTTCTATCTGCCAAGCGACAGTGGCGAGAAG GTCAGcctatcaatttcaattctacTGTCGCTGACTGTGTTCTTCCTTCTGCTGGCCGAAATTATCCCGCCCACATCGCTCGTAGTACCGCTTCTTGGTAAATTCGTCCTTTTCACCATGATCCTAGACACCTTCAG TATATGCGTAACCGTGGTAGTCCTCAATGTTCACTTCCGGTCGCCACAGACGCACGTGATGGCACCATGGGTCCGTCGTGTTTTTATTCATGTTCTGCCAAGACTACTGGTGATGCGCAGGTATAATACGCCTTCGAAGAGATCCGATTATGATTCCAG GCCGCAATACCAGATAGATAAACGTAGCATGGGTAGTCATCATGGTCAACGAGTAATGGTCAGAACGTGCAATGGTCTCGAATTGCGGGATCCGTCACTTTTTGTAGAGACTTCAGCCTCGGAGCTGGTTGAATCTTCCGTTTTGTTTCCGAGTCTCGATTCGCGGGACGAATTACATCCTcg GGAATTAGAAGCTGTGAATTTAGGAAGTGCGTGTCGCATTCACGGTTCACCAGCGACCACGGCTGCTCCTCCGCAACTGCCGACCGAGGAGAGCGTGGACGCTCTCTGTAACACTCTTCATCATTGGCATCACTGCccagaaatatataaagctATCGAAGGCATTCGTTTCATTGCTGATCAtacgaaaagagaagaggattCTACCAGA gtcAAGGAAGATTGGAAATATGTCGCGATGGTGCTTGACAGGCTATTTCTCTGGATTTTTACATTAGCCGTAGTCGTCGGTACGGCAGGAATCATCCTGCAGGCACCAACGCTTTATGACGATCGCATTCCCATTGACGTACGACTGTCCGAGATCGCTTCCACCACTGCCAAGCCACACATCGTTACGAGCCTCTGA
- the nAChRa3 gene encoding nicotinic acetylcholine receptor alpha3 subunit isoform X3: MTTNLWVEQSWYDYKLKWDPKEYGGVEMLHVPSDHIWRPDIVLYNNADGNFEVTLATKATLNYTGRVEWKPPAIYKSSCEIDVEYFPFDEQTCVMKFGSWTYDGFQVDLRHIDEIRGKNVVDIGVDLSEFYTSVEWDILEVPAVRNEKFYTCCDEPYLDITFNITMRRKTLFYTVNLIIPCMGISFLTVLVFYLPSDSGEKVSLSISILLSLTVFFLLLAEIIPPTSLVVPLLGKFVLFTMILDTFSICVTVVVLNVHFRSPQTHVMAPWVRRVFIHVLPRLLVMRRYNTPSKRSDYDSRPQYQIDKRSMGSHHGQRVMVRTCNGLELRDPSLFVETSASELVESSVLFPSLDSRDELHPRELEAVNLGSACRIHGSPATTAAPPQLPTEESVDALCNTLHHWHHCPEIYKAIEGIRFIADHTKREEDSTRVKEDWKYVAMVLDRLFLWIFTLAVVVGTAGIILQAPTLYDDRIPIDVRLSEIASTTAKPHIVTSL; this comes from the exons atgACAACGAACCTCTGGGTAGAACAG TCATGGTACGATTACAAGTTAAAATGGGATCCAAAGGAATATGGTGGGGTGGAAATGCTACACGTGCCATCCGATCATATATGGAGGCCCGATATAGTTTTGTACAACAA CGCCGACGGTAATTTCGAGGTGACGCTGGCAACGAAGGCGACGCTGAATTACACAGGGAGGGTCGAATGGAAGCCACCGGCCATATACAAATCCTCTTGCGAGATCGACGTAGAATACTTTCCGTTCGACGAGCAAACGTGCGTCATGAAGTTCGGCTCGTGGACTTATGACGGCTTCCAG GTTGATCTTCGACACATCGACGAAATTCGTGGCAAAAATGTCGTCGACATCGGCGTTGATCTGTCCGAGTTTTATACTTCCGTCGAGTGGGATATCCTAGAAGTCCCAGCCGTGCG aaatgaaaaattttacacgtGCTGCGACGAGCCCTACCTCGACATCACGTTCAACATCACCATGAGACGGAAGACTCTATTTTACACCGTCAATCTTATAATACCGTGTATGGGTATCTCGTTTCTCACGGTGTTGGTCTTCTATCTGCCAAGCGACAGTGGCGAGAAG GTCAGcctatcaatttcaattctacTGTCGCTGACTGTGTTCTTCCTTCTGCTGGCCGAAATTATCCCGCCCACATCGCTCGTAGTACCGCTTCTTGGTAAATTCGTCCTTTTCACCATGATCCTAGACACCTTCAG TATATGCGTAACCGTGGTAGTCCTCAATGTTCACTTCCGGTCGCCACAGACGCACGTGATGGCACCATGGGTCCGTCGTGTTTTTATTCATGTTCTGCCAAGACTACTGGTGATGCGCAGGTATAATACGCCTTCGAAGAGATCCGATTATGATTCCAG GCCGCAATACCAGATAGATAAACGTAGCATGGGTAGTCATCATGGTCAACGAGTAATGGTCAGAACGTGCAATGGTCTCGAATTGCGGGATCCGTCACTTTTTGTAGAGACTTCAGCCTCGGAGCTGGTTGAATCTTCCGTTTTGTTTCCGAGTCTCGATTCGCGGGACGAATTACATCCTcg GGAATTAGAAGCTGTGAATTTAGGAAGTGCGTGTCGCATTCACGGTTCACCAGCGACCACGGCTGCTCCTCCGCAACTGCCGACCGAGGAGAGCGTGGACGCTCTCTGTAACACTCTTCATCATTGGCATCACTGCccagaaatatataaagctATCGAAGGCATTCGTTTCATTGCTGATCAtacgaaaagagaagaggattCTACCAGA gtcAAGGAAGATTGGAAATATGTCGCGATGGTGCTTGACAGGCTATTTCTCTGGATTTTTACATTAGCCGTAGTCGTCGGTACGGCAGGAATCATCCTGCAGGCACCAACGCTTTATGACGATCGCATTCCCATTGACGTACGACTGTCCGAGATCGCTTCCACCACTGCCAAGCCACACATCGTTACGAGCCTCTGA
- the nAChRa3 gene encoding nicotinic acetylcholine receptor alpha3 subunit isoform X4, with the protein MLHVPSDHIWRPDIVLYNNADGNFEVTLATKATLNYTGRVEWKPPAIYKSSCEIDVEYFPFDEQTCVMKFGSWTYDGFQVDLRHIDEIRGKNVVDIGVDLSEFYTSVEWDILEVPAVRNEKFYTCCDEPYLDITFNITMRRKTLFYTVNLIIPCMGISFLTVLVFYLPSDSGEKVSLSISILLSLTVFFLLLAEIIPPTSLVVPLLGKFVLFTMILDTFSICVTVVVLNVHFRSPQTHVMAPWVRRVFIHVLPRLLVMRRYNTPSKRSDYDSRPQYQIDKRSMGSHHGQRVMVRTCNGLELRDPSLFVETSASELVESSVLFPSLDSRDELHPRELEAVNLGSACRIHGSPATTAAPPQLPTEESVDALCNTLHHWHHCPEIYKAIEGIRFIADHTKREEDSTRVKEDWKYVAMVLDRLFLWIFTLAVVVGTAGIILQAPTLYDDRIPIDVRLSEIASTTAKPHIVTSL; encoded by the exons ATGCTACACGTGCCATCCGATCATATATGGAGGCCCGATATAGTTTTGTACAACAA CGCCGACGGTAATTTCGAGGTGACGCTGGCAACGAAGGCGACGCTGAATTACACAGGGAGGGTCGAATGGAAGCCACCGGCCATATACAAATCCTCTTGCGAGATCGACGTAGAATACTTTCCGTTCGACGAGCAAACGTGCGTCATGAAGTTCGGCTCGTGGACTTATGACGGCTTCCAG GTTGATCTTCGACACATCGACGAAATTCGTGGCAAAAATGTCGTCGACATCGGCGTTGATCTGTCCGAGTTTTATACTTCCGTCGAGTGGGATATCCTAGAAGTCCCAGCCGTGCG aaatgaaaaattttacacgtGCTGCGACGAGCCCTACCTCGACATCACGTTCAACATCACCATGAGACGGAAGACTCTATTTTACACCGTCAATCTTATAATACCGTGTATGGGTATCTCGTTTCTCACGGTGTTGGTCTTCTATCTGCCAAGCGACAGTGGCGAGAAG GTCAGcctatcaatttcaattctacTGTCGCTGACTGTGTTCTTCCTTCTGCTGGCCGAAATTATCCCGCCCACATCGCTCGTAGTACCGCTTCTTGGTAAATTCGTCCTTTTCACCATGATCCTAGACACCTTCAG TATATGCGTAACCGTGGTAGTCCTCAATGTTCACTTCCGGTCGCCACAGACGCACGTGATGGCACCATGGGTCCGTCGTGTTTTTATTCATGTTCTGCCAAGACTACTGGTGATGCGCAGGTATAATACGCCTTCGAAGAGATCCGATTATGATTCCAG GCCGCAATACCAGATAGATAAACGTAGCATGGGTAGTCATCATGGTCAACGAGTAATGGTCAGAACGTGCAATGGTCTCGAATTGCGGGATCCGTCACTTTTTGTAGAGACTTCAGCCTCGGAGCTGGTTGAATCTTCCGTTTTGTTTCCGAGTCTCGATTCGCGGGACGAATTACATCCTcg GGAATTAGAAGCTGTGAATTTAGGAAGTGCGTGTCGCATTCACGGTTCACCAGCGACCACGGCTGCTCCTCCGCAACTGCCGACCGAGGAGAGCGTGGACGCTCTCTGTAACACTCTTCATCATTGGCATCACTGCccagaaatatataaagctATCGAAGGCATTCGTTTCATTGCTGATCAtacgaaaagagaagaggattCTACCAGA gtcAAGGAAGATTGGAAATATGTCGCGATGGTGCTTGACAGGCTATTTCTCTGGATTTTTACATTAGCCGTAGTCGTCGGTACGGCAGGAATCATCCTGCAGGCACCAACGCTTTATGACGATCGCATTCCCATTGACGTACGACTGTCCGAGATCGCTTCCACCACTGCCAAGCCACACATCGTTACGAGCCTCTGA
- the LOC726025 gene encoding uncharacterized protein LOC726025, whose translation MLKETVSSWTIGLYSFVEISQFTPMVSNLWDKETFNIAHVHGTKIKKSDILVGYLIIFWIILYFIYEKCLNSLLRQMRIPLMQRNRIIKAIWNCGFCFGSICYLKSSSIKTLNLFSEEWKITHEELDVILHKSFYFHQAGLEILCHGTWIKGWANLLFASFVINPYQEKWCTVVSTFLFYKAVDTIIINICRILLCISHFTGRKLSKLFFCFHCLNWIYLYVLFVPKLMLWSGYVEQTRAQFSLWLWFITECLDSVWIKLLGCAKATHWLEICLFPSPTQEAIELAGIQKRHRDSLKKLVNKTSKKTELWQTLFCAVAIKKKIKRIRQTKQNNCISISDVTEKKLIQIEKKNEINEQQKDEFKEHNIRV comes from the exons atgttgaAAGAAACTGTAAGCAGTTGGACAATCGgattatattcatttgttgAGATTTCACAATTTACTCCAATGGTTTCGAATTTATGGgataaagaaacatttaatatagcGCATGTACAtggtacaaaaataaaaaaatccgaTATATTAgttggatatttaattatattttggattattttatattttatatatgaaaagtgCCTTAAt TCGTTACTTCGACAAATGCGCATTCCATTAATgcaaagaaatagaataatcaaAGCTATATGGAATTGTGGATTTTGCTTTGGTAGCATTTGTTACCTAAAATCATCTTcgattaaaacattaaatttgttCTCTGAAGAATGGAAGATAACACATGAAGAACTGGatgttattttacataaaagcTTTTACTTTCATCAAGCAGGATTAGAGATTTTATGTCATGGAACTTGGATAAAAGGCTGggctaatttattatttgcatcTTTTGTCATAAATCCATATCAAGAAAA atGGTGTACAGTAGTGAgtacatttctattttataaagcagttgatactattataataaacatttgtcGAATCTTATTATGTATATCTCATTTTACTGGAAGAAAgttatctaaattattcttctgCTTTCATTGTCTCAATTG gatatatttatatgtattgttTGTACCAAAATTGATGTTATGGTCAGGATATGTAGAACAGACAAGAGCTCAGTTTAGTTTATGGCTATGGTTTATAACAGAATGCCTAGATTCT gTATGGATCAAACTTTTAGGATGTGCTAAAGCTACTCATTGGCtagaaatttgtttatttcccTCACCAACACAAGAAGCAATTGAATTAGCAGGAATACAAAAACGACACAGAGATTCCTTAAAGAAATTAGTTAATAAAACATCAAAAAAAACAGAACTCTGGCAAACACTATTTT gTGCTGTGGCTATTAAGAAAAAGATCAAAAGAATTCGTCAAACAAagcaaaataattgtatatcaaTATCTGAtgttacagaaaaaaaattaattcagatagaaaaaaaaaatgagataaatgAACAACAAAAAGATGAATTTAAGGAGCATAACATAAgagtataa